A single window of Acidobacteriota bacterium DNA harbors:
- a CDS encoding XRE family transcriptional regulator, with translation MIKEVIGKKIKELREITGFTQEQVAQRIDVSKEYVSMLEAGSRVPSLKVLSNLAKIFHLNIEYFLSEKEPTFSILLRSEDINKKGKEELLKFKKFYDDYIFLEEITNKKMPLAPVYSMQSPAQMAAEERRRLGLGKEPIKDIFGLMESQGCHVFKHSLSQEAKIDGAFVFTEDKRAFILINNSQTKGRQVFTAAHEYCHYLKDRDYKFWIDTPDQLSEKNGKDKKPLEIFANSFAANLLMPKDKIDEIIDKNGGKKIGPEDVIYLKRCFGVSYQAILYRLKNLNYITKRQLEEYLEISPIPLELLIFGNSQDVEEKEERQYIPERYLDLALEAYLLNRISIGRLAELLNIDVISLRDTLSTAKFLRNKEAHKGEKPLIEKDNN, from the coding sequence ATGATTAAGGAGGTGATAGGTAAAAAAATTAAGGAGTTAAGAGAAATAACGGGATTTACCCAAGAGCAAGTTGCTCAGAGGATCGATGTGAGTAAAGAATATGTCTCTATGTTAGAGGCAGGTTCAAGGGTTCCAAGCCTTAAGGTTCTTTCTAATTTAGCTAAAATTTTTCATCTGAATATAGAATATTTCCTATCTGAAAAAGAACCAACTTTTAGCATACTTTTGAGAAGTGAGGATATAAACAAAAAAGGAAAAGAAGAACTTTTAAAGTTCAAAAAATTCTATGATGACTACATTTTTTTAGAAGAAATAACCAATAAAAAAATGCCATTAGCTCCCGTTTATTCTATGCAATCACCAGCTCAAATGGCAGCAGAGGAAAGAAGACGATTAGGATTAGGTAAAGAACCAATAAAAGATATTTTTGGACTTATGGAAAGCCAGGGTTGCCATGTCTTCAAACACTCTCTCTCCCAGGAAGCTAAAATAGATGGAGCATTTGTTTTTACAGAGGATAAAAGAGCATTTATTTTAATAAACAACTCTCAAACCAAAGGAAGACAAGTCTTTACTGCAGCTCATGAATACTGTCATTACTTAAAAGACAGAGATTATAAATTTTGGATTGACACCCCTGATCAACTATCTGAAAAAAACGGAAAAGATAAAAAACCTTTAGAAATTTTTGCAAATTCTTTTGCTGCTAATCTTTTAATGCCCAAAGATAAAATTGATGAAATAATTGATAAAAATGGAGGGAAAAAAATAGGTCCTGAGGATGTAATTTACCTAAAACGATGTTTTGGGGTAAGTTATCAAGCAATATTATATCGTTTGAAAAATCTTAATTATATTACTAAAAGACAATTAGAAGAATATCTTGAGATTAGCCCTATCCCTTTGGAATTGCTTATCTTTGGAAATTCTCAAGATGTAGAAGAAAAAGAGGAAAGACAATACATTCCAGAAAGATACTTAGACTTAGCTTTGGAAGCCTATCTTTTAAATAGAATATCAATTGGAAGATTAGCTGAACTTCTGAATATCGATGTTATTTCCCTTAGAGATACTCTTTCAACTGCAAAATTTCTCAGGAACAAAGAAGCTCATAAAGGAGAAAAACCTTTAATTGAAAAAGATAATAATTGA
- a CDS encoding epoxyqueuosine reductase QueH, whose amino-acid sequence MKEALLVHICCAPDSIWSFQVLMEEYEPVGYFFNPNIFPLNEYVKRLKETEKASSILNFKLIEGERDYFKWFGLTKELASEPEMGKRCDICYEIRLRRTAEKALELGIKNFTTVMSNSPWKKVKTLNNIGKLIGDEFKINFLEKDFKKKDGFKKSVELCKIYQIYRQNYCGCIYSLRDRLLKDR is encoded by the coding sequence ATGAAAGAAGCCCTTCTTGTCCATATTTGCTGCGCTCCTGACTCAATATGGTCATTTCAGGTTCTCATGGAGGAATATGAACCAGTTGGATATTTTTTTAACCCGAATATTTTTCCTTTGAATGAATATGTTAAAAGACTCAAGGAGACGGAGAAAGCTTCATCGATTTTAAATTTTAAATTAATCGAAGGAGAAAGAGATTACTTCAAATGGTTTGGGCTTACAAAAGAACTTGCTTCTGAACCAGAGATGGGGAAAAGATGTGATATATGCTATGAGATAAGGCTCCGTAGAACTGCTGAAAAAGCACTGGAATTAGGGATAAAAAATTTTACCACTGTGATGAGCAACTCTCCATGGAAAAAGGTAAAAACATTGAATAATATAGGAAAGCTCATAGGAGATGAGTTTAAAATAAATTTTTTAGAGAAAGACTTTAAGAAAAAAGATGGGTTTAAGAAGAGTGTAGAACTATGTAAAATATATCAAATTTACAGACAGAATTACTGTGGCTGCATCTATTCATTAAGGGACAGACTTTTAAAAGATAGATAA
- a CDS encoding ABC transporter permease, which produces MKLRNNPTLITGFILLFLVLFISLFLPIFYKTSPYEINLSKRLSGPILEFPLGTDGLGRDALARISFGGRISLFVGTAVVLISSIIGLIMGLISGWIGKFFDEIIGRIIDILLAFPGVLLTLSVITFLGPSLLNLILSLSLTGWAGYARMIRAQVLKLKELEFILAAKAMGASSSRIIYHHLLPNVLPFLYVQASLGISGAILAESSLSFLGLGVQPPSPSWGGMIYEGRNYLFENPLLSIFPGIALLITILTFNFIGEGLRKSLKKK; this is translated from the coding sequence ATGAAATTAAGGAATAACCCAACCCTTATCACAGGATTTATTCTTTTATTTCTCGTGTTGTTTATTTCTCTTTTTTTACCGATCTTTTATAAAACATCACCTTATGAAATAAATCTTTCTAAAAGATTGTCAGGCCCGATCTTAGAATTCCCATTAGGAACAGATGGTTTAGGAAGGGATGCGTTGGCAAGGATATCGTTCGGAGGAAGAATTTCCCTTTTTGTTGGAACAGCTGTGGTTTTGATTTCTTCAATAATTGGATTAATTATGGGACTTATAAGCGGATGGATTGGGAAATTTTTTGATGAAATTATCGGAAGAATTATAGACATACTTTTAGCTTTTCCAGGTGTTCTTCTTACATTATCTGTTATCACATTCTTAGGACCTAGCCTTTTAAACTTGATATTATCGCTTTCTTTAACAGGATGGGCTGGATATGCAAGGATGATAAGGGCACAGGTGCTTAAACTAAAAGAATTAGAATTTATATTAGCCGCAAAAGCAATGGGAGCATCCTCATCAAGAATAATTTATCATCACCTTCTTCCGAATGTTTTACCCTTTCTCTATGTGCAGGCTTCCCTTGGAATATCAGGAGCAATTCTGGCAGAGTCAAGCCTGAGTTTTCTTGGCCTTGGAGTTCAGCCTCCTTCTCCATCGTGGGGAGGTATGATTTATGAGGGAAGAAATTATCTTTTTGAAAATCCTCTTCTTTCGATATTTCCAGGGATTGCTCTTTTGATTACAATCCTTACATTCAATTTTATCGGAGAAGGGTTGAGAAAATCCCTAAAGAAGAAATGA